In the Ricinus communis isolate WT05 ecotype wild-type chromosome 3, ASM1957865v1, whole genome shotgun sequence genome, ACAGAATGATCATTGGTACCCTGACGAACATCTCCTCGGCAGAGTGGGCATACCCTGTAATTCACAAATAGAGAAAGAGGGAGAGagaaatgccaagaaaatcaacCAAGAAAAAGACAGAAACATAAACTCTATTATGAATACGAAccatgaagaaagaaaagcaagGCAAGGTTGCAAAGAGTCTTAGTAACATTACCCGTGTATCTCTTTGAGCCATTTATCAACACAGGCCATGTGATACTCGTGGTGGCAGGGAAGAACTCTTATTTTGTCTCCTTCCTCGTACTCGGCCAGACAAATGTAACACCTGTTCATCAGATCATTACTATCGATATCAGAAACAAAAGAATCTATGAAGTGTACTATCATCTGTAGTCACTAGTCACTACAAACAAAATCATCTAAGCTTATACTGACATAATAAGCACATTACGATAGCAAACAATTTCATGTCCCCACTATAAATAATCTCACTCCAGCAGTAATACATAAGTATTCACGGCGCGCACACATACACAGTCATAATATGTGGTTTATCCTAATTCAAATGCTTCTTCACcctaagtaattttttttacaggGAGAGACTTACTGTTCAACATCATCACTGCCCACAACTTTGTCCTCTTTTTTGTGGTTTCTAATAGGGAAGGCGTCAACAACGGATTCCGGGGCAGGAAGTGACATCATTGATAGGGAAAGTGAGACTGGCTGACGATGAATTTCATCCAAAACCTGCAGATAGAGCAGAAGAACGGAGATTAGTATTAGCTAAGCCAACCAGTGAACATATAACTCCAATTATGGTAAATCCACATAGCTCGCCTCATTATTAGAGCAGGTGAATATCACTTTTGAACGATATTCACCCAGGAATCAGGTTCATATGATGAAGCAAGCCAAATGTCAACTGATAAAGGAAAACTACCTCAAATAGAGCTTCTGCTAGCATAACTATTCGCGATATACTTGCACGAGTACTAGTCTCCTCTGTCGTTGAGAATGATTCGCATGAACATATACCATAGGGATGGAGTCCAGATGGACATAATGTAGTTCTTCGACCGTGCTCATCAAGGCCACCACGAAGTCTTTCCCATATCTGCAAAGAATGATGCAGGAGTAGTTCAGAAGAATCCCAAAAGACAACTGCGACAGTAAATGTAACAAAAAAGAGCATGATTAGTAAACCAAGGCTAAACGGCATGACCATATGAGGTAAATATAAATCTaggattataaaataaaacactGTAAGCTGTAAAGGGTCATGCTCTAGTGAGAAAATTCCAGGGCTTGCAACCAAGAAGTTATCTGTTTGCAGTCTACGAACAGCCATTTAGACCAATATGACGAAAGATAGAAGTCTCCGGAATTCCCTTTGAAGACCCTTctcaaagaaaaacaaaaatgccATTTCAACTATGAGAAACACAATCAATCCAACAGTACACAAACCCCACAGAACAAAGCTGCATTAAAAGTAACATCGAAAAGGTAAGCAAAAGCATAATATGCTGCCATAGCACTCAGAAAATGACCTCAGATCTTGAGTGTCTTCTTCGTCCATTCAAGCTGTGGATTCTACTGCCCAGATAGCCAGAATCACCGCCTATCCCATCATCAAACATATCACCACTGAAATCTAGGAGCCATCTTTCATGAGATAGTAGATCATCGTTATTGTCCGTTGAGAAAACAATGGTTGGAGAATCAAGATGCCTTCTAGAACTACGTCTTGAAAATGCATCCCAAAACAGTCTTCTACTGTTCCTTCTGGCCTCACGAGTACTTGTATCAGCATTGCTACTAGACGAAATGCTGGAAGAGATGCTTACCACATCTACATGAAGCACACTCTCATCTCCCTGACCCTGTTCCCTATTGGCCACAAGAAATCCTAAACCTGAAGGTATAGCTTCTTGTAAAGATTCATCTCCTAGAGAGTGATGAGTTACCGGAACATCAGACCTACGAGACACAGGATCAGAATTAAACGCGCCTGTTGCTTCATCCATGTGTGTCTCCACAGATGTGCCATCAACACGAGAATCTCCAAGCTCTTGAGAAGATGAACTGCTTGGATGCATGTTGTTGGGAGAGATCTGAGAAACACCCTTGTTCTCTGAATTGTCAATGCAATTGGCTGCATCTTTGTTAGCCGAAACATTTAGAGAGACAGGATTTGAAGATTCTTGATCTTTAAATGAAGTAGTAGCTTCAGCACTACTTCTATTCCTACAAAATTCATCGCGACTATAACTATCACTTACCTGATATGGAGCAATTAACTCCTTACTCTCAGACAAGCATTTCTGCAAATTACTTGTTTCAGTATTTCTAAAACCATCTTCAGCAGAAGTTCCCTCACTGGTAGCGCTTTTGCTTCCAGATGATGCACCAGTTTCAGCAACAGAGCTGGTGGACCCTGTTCTTGTAtcagaaaggaaagaagattCCTCTGCAGGATTCCAAATCTCATTGGTGATCAGATCACAATGTTCAGCAGAACTCATACGAATCTCATCTGGATAATTTTCCATCTgtaggaaagaaaataaaatagtatgcATATCAGTCTCTTCTATAAACTGCATCTAAGAAAAGTTAGACAACACCATACAGAAAGGGATTGTCCTATACATCAAAATATGTATTTCGATCGAGGCATCCAGAACAACAGCCAATAAACTTGCTACCTCAACATCTCATTCTTGATGGGCAAGAGAAGTCTATTGATTTCTATTTACTCTACCCACCCACCAGACATGGGTCCCTCAATACAGCAGAAACTTCTAGCTCTTGCAATACATTTTAACTTGGTATCCAAAGATGCATGTAGAAATGCAGTTACAAGGAGTTAGTAACTGGAATGAATCATCAGCTAGTGCTATTGTTCAACTAAATGAAACCATCATTGATgctcttttctaatttattgtTAAGCAATTCCTGTCCATCTTTCCCCTTTTACTTTCCAGCAATGACTTTTTAGTTTGAAATGATACACCAAGCTGTTGACATATCTAAAGATGACAACATACCTACTAGCATTGCACCTAGTTATATTTGATTGAAAAGAAACCAGACTTAATTGTTATGGACAGTATTGATATCATATCTATCTCCAAGCTTTCTAGTCaactaaagaataaaatattagcaaaGTCAACATGGCTACTCCTCCAATACGGCACACAGCATGTCCATTTCAGTTCCTTCACTTtgaattaaaggaaaaaagttGCACCTGGcatgtacaaaatataaaggaACAGAACACATCTGGCAGTATAATAATAGAAGCTTGCAAGCCCATTCTTGATGCAATTATCTTAAGCTCAATCAACGAAAAGGGTCTTacatcaaattcattaatttaaacGCCTATGAATGATAAAAACCAATTCACTTACAAAAGGTCCAAACTAACCATACACTGATAAAGATTATTGCTTTTTTTAGTTAAACAATCTcttaatgataaattaatcaagaatcattttatttaatacaagatttagttaaaaaaaaaaaaaaacataaaataataccCCGAAAAGAGCCAACTTTCAGCATCAGATGATCAAAATCCCAGATCATCCCAGACGCAAGGTTCAaaaattttcttcaaaaacttgatcaaaataacaaaaaccaAGAAATGggtcttcttttattttcatattaatcttattatttaCAGTCAACAATTAGTACTAGTAATTAATAGGAATCGATCATGCAACGAAATCAAAATTACCATCCCAGctaataagaaaacaaagctAAGAatcaattatcaattttttattttgttttgaagtCTTATTATAATTGACCTGAAGAGAATCGCGAGAAGAGGAGCCACCGCAGAggagagaagagaagaagttGCTGCTGCTGCGATTCACTCGGGCTCGTGATGGGCGCCGACCCATTCGACTGCTGCCCGAACCCATTTTtttggagagagagagaaacagactttagagagagaaagagagagtcTTAATTCAAAATTCAGAATAGAGGCTGAGAAATGATAGGCGAtaatagagaaagagagagttgTTACTTTGAAATTCAATTATTTGGTGTTAAAGAACTTtggctttatttttattttctttctaattttgtttttgaaacTTTAGCTTAAATTTCTTGGCACAGAATTTCGGTGCCACATGCCTCCACTTATCACACCACATACACCCCACcttattaaaaaacaaaatacaataaaataattacaatacaattattaaatagtaccaatattttaaattacaattaataaaagtttatcgcatgttaaatatatatatgacaaCCAGCCTATAAATTTAGCTTTATAtcttaacttaaaaaaaataaaaataaaaattaaaatatgaaatcaaacatattattttctaaaacttgtccaaattctaattaaaagaaatgggtttagaaatattatttatttgatgtttgtctgataattttaatttatcaaaaattgtataaaagaattatatatttttaattacaaactacacttaacaaataattattggATCGGATGGAGCCTATTTAAACCCGACTGGCCCGTGATTTAAACATGTAacgaaagaaaaaggaaaggacAGTACACATGGGTGGTTCATATTTTTTAGGTGCAAGTCTTTTTGCATTCTCCTTCTAAAGCTATAAATTGAGTTGGCAAATGTCATGTGGAACCCTaattgctttttcttttttatgtttttgttttggttGTATAATGAACTTTTCTTAATTTGGTCTTTTCATTAATTTGTTAACTTCCTTTTTAtagtaaaaggaaaaaagaaaatgttaatGCACCTTGTTTTATGTGTCATTGTCTTAATTAAGAATACCCCTAATGGTAAAAGTCTGAAGTTTATGTTATGTATGatcaaatatttgattatgtaATTAAGTAAAGCTTAGTTtaggttatttttattaggaaaATAAGGGTAAAAGATCTTAATCCCAACAGA is a window encoding:
- the LOC8275717 gene encoding uncharacterized protein LOC8275717, which produces MGSGSSRMGRRPSRARVNRSSSNFFSSLLCGGSSSRDSLQMENYPDEIRMSSAEHCDLITNEIWNPAEESSFLSDTRTGSTSSVAETGASSGSKSATSEGTSAEDGFRNTETSNLQKCLSESKELIAPYQVSDSYSRDEFCRNRSSAEATTSFKDQESSNPVSLNVSANKDAANCIDNSENKGVSQISPNNMHPSSSSSQELGDSRVDGTSVETHMDEATGAFNSDPVSRRSDVPVTHHSLGDESLQEAIPSGLGFLVANREQGQGDESVLHVDVVSISSSISSSSNADTSTREARRNSRRLFWDAFSRRSSRRHLDSPTIVFSTDNNDDLLSHERWLLDFSGDMFDDGIGGDSGYLGSRIHSLNGRRRHSRSEIWERLRGGLDEHGRRTTLCPSGLHPYGICSCESFSTTEETSTRASISRIVMLAEALFEVLDEIHRQPVSLSLSMMSLPAPESVVDAFPIRNHKKEDKVVGSDDVEQCYICLAEYEEGDKIRVLPCHHEYHMACVDKWLKEIHGVCPLCRGDVRQGTNDHSVSCSESSAPNSEIPSI